The genomic interval tttcttttcgattgtggtgaatataaagcatcattgatcaaaaattttgtaccattaggtaacaaaaattgtgctttaccacatcctttaatcaagtctacaggacctgatattgtgttcaccgttgtttttgttggtattagttccaagaaatattttttatctcggaggatagtgtgcgttgtaccactatcgggtatgcaaacttcagctttgctcatagcattttccatatttgtatttcaaaaaaaatatgcaatgaaataaaattactgacaatacatatataaatataacacatatcataattgtacaataaaacattattatatgaatacatgaaaaataaattattgtacatttatattctaccactatattgttcattttcagaaaaatcattgagaaaatctgcagcatcaaaattgttcatttctatcccaccaacatgttgatcatttccagagaaatcattcataaaatcaccagcatcaagatgagttgaatcactcaaacggtcactgcgttcagtgaagttggtctccttttctttcccctttaatgattctttataaagtttacaaaggtgctcaggggatcgacaaactttggaccaatgtcctggagttccacatctgtaacaagaactttcatatctttttgagtgattctcattaacacttgtattctcatgatgtcttttctgtggatggtttgggacgctcttttgagatgagttataaaaataactatctctattattttcaaaaccacggccgcgtccacgaccacgaccaattccacgtccacgtccacgtccacgtccacgacctcgacctcgacctcgacctcgaccaaaaccttgtctttgaaattgattttggtttccaggtataaattcatttttacttacatcatttacttctggaaatgctgttgatccagtgggtcgggactgatgatttctcattaatagctcgttgttcttttccgccacaagaagacaggcgatgagttcagaatatatcgcaaatccacgtactctatattgctgctgtagagtaatatttgatgcatgaaatgtggaaaatgttttttcaagcatctcagattctgtgacctcatgtccacaaaattttaattgcgagattattctatacatcgccgaattgtaatcactgacttttttaaaatcttggaatctcagtgtgttccattcatcccgggcggtcggaagtataacttcccttatatgttcaaatctttcttttaatcccttccacaaagccatgggatttttttcagtcagatattcacatttcaatccatcgtcgagatgtcgacgcaaaaatatcatggctcttgccttttcttgtgacgtgcatatgccattttctttaatggtctcgcttagacccaatgactcaagatgcatttctacatctagagtccatggcatataattctttcccgtgatgtcgagcgcaataaattcgagctttgttaaatttgacatggtggtactaaaaaaaaattacgatgcattttattagttaataaatattgcaatacaaagtaacggataaacaacaagtacaagtatttgtaaaaataaagaaaacgcaggaggaggatattctccgataaatacaagactcgtgagtatgataaccaaaataattaaaaatatccttgagaaagccatcttcttttttcttcgaaaaatttgatgatgaataatttttagagaaaaagagaaagttggagtgattgaatgtgtttgtgagatgatatttatagggcaaaaactagccgtttgttaccgtttatgaccgttggtgtacaaaaaataaatgtatgtatttgtataattttatggtaataatatgatgtatataatattagacatgtttaaataattatgtatatcatatcataatattataacgagtgtcataatttattttgtttaaaaactttataggcttttatacttgtcgtatcccttaccgggagtgtgggatgtcgtcttaacatcctcccaggatttataacaagtttatgaaaaatttatttttattatttctaataataacattatattgtatattaaataaatacacaataaataaataacagtaaaataaatattattactttttgtttaaaaaccgtataggcttttatatttgtcgtatcccttaccgggagtgtgagaTGTCGttttaacatcctcccaggatttataacaagtttatgaaaaatttatttttattatttctaataataacattatattgtatattaaataaatacacaataaataaataacagtaaaataaatattattacttttgttacttttttcttctgttttcttctgtttggagcttggaatagtatgtaggacttttagagcttcgtgctgataacgtgttgtgaaaaagtaaaaatttatggtaaaaagtaaaaatctcaaactctcaaaatttaccaaactacacactttataatatttttctctctactcaattgtgattttcttcacaaatgagagatctatttatagagtttcattacacataatccaaaaataaaatacatcattacctacatcatcacacacaaatttctaactttacaactcttattttcaacattcaaatattcaactattactttttccatattaaaatatattatttcaaacattttcTTTCTATAAatgcttttatttattttccaaAACGAAAAAATTTCCCCCGAAATTGACGTTTACATatgattcaaatttttttattttgtaatattgtaataaaaaaataatattgtattatatttaataattattaataataaatttagGATGTGCGAGAGAATGGAAGGGTCACGTGTCTCACGTGACAGTGGTCCCCCACGACCCATCATCACCAGCGAACCCGATCCTATGCTTTCAGCGAAACGAAACCTACCACCACACGCGCACTCAACGCGTGCTGTCCACGCACATATCTTCCATTTTTCGAACACCTAAAAGCAACGTAAAAGAGTATATTTCGACCAAGATATGCAAATTCTTTTTCTTTACGTCTGCTAAACCTAGTGTGTTTTTCTTAAAGTGGGAATTAattgctttcaattctttcaattcatgcTACAAATCCCTAAAACGAGCCTGTAAATCTCCGTATCTTTTTCCTGGAGTTTGGTTTCCGATGAATTTTGTGTGCGAGGAGGAAAGCTGAAATCTAGGTTTTTTTCGGTCAATGGAACCGCGAGTGGGGAACAAGTATCGATTGGGTCGGAAAATCGGCAGTGGATCCTTCGGAGAGATCTATCTTGGTACTTACAAATGTTTGATTTTCATGCAATTCCTTCGGTTTTGGACGTGACTTTGTCGATTCTGTGTTAATTGTTGGTTAATTTACTGGTGCAGGGACTAATATTCAGACTAACGAGGAGTTGGCAATTAAGCTCGTGAGTTGTGTTGTTTCCTTATTTTGTAGTGATTTTTTTTTCGTGTCATGAAAAATTGTTTGCTTCTCATTCACGAAGTTGTTTGGATGTTGATCATATGGTTGTGTAATTAATTAGTTGAGATTTTTGCTCGGGTTGAGCTGAATAATGAGGTCTCAACTCTCATGAGATCGTTTACTTTTCTATTGTTTGATTTTATATATGGATACATGCATGCATGCTGTCAATTTGTTATTTAATTGGGAATTGGGGTTCTTAGATTTCTTCTGTTGCGGAAGTATAATATGTTAGCTATGGTAAGTTCTTACCAACTGAGAGAATTAGTTATGTTCAGGAACTGTGGTGTGGGGTATGAAAGTTGAGACATACAGAGTGAATTTTGGTGGAATTCAAACTTTGAATTTACAGAGAATTTTCATTCTAATTGTCTTCATGTACTTGTGAATTTTGACTAGTTTATCGGTTCTAGAAACTTTGttatttttatactaaaatAATTGAAGTCCATGATTCTTTTTATATTTGAACAGAATAATTTCTCTTAGTTATGAATTACTAATGGAGATTTTGTTTCCCTTGGTGAGTTGGTGGGAAGGATGGAAATGACTTGATATTTTTGCATATCTTTTCCTCTATCATGGAAGATAACTAGATAAGTAGAATCTACAGGTACAGGATTCTGTAGCAGATTGCATGGTTAATGCTATGGCTAGATTTGTTTTAATCTTGTTATCACGCATAATGTGATTGTCGCTCTATTATGGCTATAGTATGTTGTTCCTAATATAGCTATATACTTTAAAATTACCGAAGTAGTTAAAAGTCAGTATCTGAAGCATATGCTTTGGTCTGAAACATATGCCTTGGTCATTTATTGCTATAGCTTGTTGTTTCTAAACATATCCATATCCGTTTAAATTGCCAAAGTGGTTAAAGGTCAGTATCCGAAACATATGATTTGGGGATAATAGTTCATTCCTAAATGGTTTAAGGTGGTGCTTCTTAGACTTCTTTTCCAATCTTTTAATCGGAAAGAAAAAAGATGGAACTACTTCCTTTTGTAATTAGAAAAATTGTTCTTTTCGGCTACTCAGAATTACAAGGAGAGTGTGCATAGTAATTCATTTTGGACAAGTTGAATTGGCTTCTCATACTTCCATCTTCTTGATAAACTTGAGCTATCTCGTGAACAGTAATCATTTCTACTGTTTGTTTCTTTCGTTGAGGAAGAGTGTGCAAGTTTGTTGTTTTGATCATTCAAAACTGTTCATTTGTTCGCATGGGATTCCAGATTTTTATCCTGTTTTATTGTTTCAGGAAAATGTAAAGACGAAACATCCCCAGTTGCTGTATGAGTCAAAACTGTACAGAATTTTACAGGGCGGAAGTAATGATTCATTTGGAATCTTGTTTTCATTCTTGATCTAGTGGTGGATTTTTCTCGAACATATTATGGAACCAAATTCTATTTGTTCATCACATTGCAGCTGGGGTACCGAATGTGAGATGGTTTGGTGTTGAAGGAGATTACAATGTTCTGGTTATGGACTTGCTTGGACCAAGTCTTGAAGATCTATTCAATTTTTGCAGTAGAAAACTTTCACTGAAGACGGTGCTCATGCTTGCAGATCAAATGGTTATTTTAAATTTCCTTATACTTGTTACCATCATGGCTATTGTAAGAATGCATTTTCTGTAGCATTTACTGATAAACATAGTTTTTTCGGCCTAATATTTCTTTCAGATCAATCGTGTTGAATTTGTCCATTCAAAATCATTTTTACATCGAGATATCAAGCCAGACAATTTCCTCATGGGCTTGGGACGGCGTGCGAATCAGGTTCCTTCACACGTGTTTCTGTGCTTTATTTGGAGGACTTCTACAGATATACTGATGTGACGTTTTAATTTTGACATTAATATTAGGTTTACATTATTGATTTTGGTCTGGCCAAGAAATACAGAGACAGTTCAACTCATCAGCATATTCCTTACAGGTGAAATGAGTGTCTTGATCACTTTCTCTGTTGACTTCCTTGCATCAGCATTGCTTTCAGCAATCATGCATAACTGACAACATTGACAATAATGGGTGGTTGGTTCTCGTGAACTACGTTTGTCAGAGTTATAAGAATGCAACTGTTTACAACTGCTTAACCTCTAGGAAGAGGGGTTACATCATAATTTTaatcaagaaagagaaggagAATAAAATTACTTTTCagattaaaatctgttcaaagTGAAGTAGATCAGAGTCTATTTACATTTTATCTTCTTGTGTTTAATCTTAGTATCATAACTCCATGTATGGAAGGCTTAGGTCGTCAATCGCTTGCATATCTTTGAAAAATTGTTCTCTCCCTATTCTTTATGAAGTTGTGCTGGTACAATTAAGTAATTAGGAACTAATGTACCTCGAAGTCAAGATTAAATGAGACTGTGCTCCACATAGTGGTAAATAAAAGTGACACCTCTTGAATGTGGGtgctgatttcatttgtttctatCATGtattatcatattcatttcCAAAAGTAAAAGTTGAATCAAGATGTCTCTGTTATCCACAttctcaataataataatagataatagatTTACTCTATTTTATTGTATGTGTCCATTTTTTCTTTACATTCATGCTCGTCTTGTCTAGTCAAGTTTGACATGATTTTCTTTGGACTTACACCTGTGGATTAGACTTTATTGTGTTGACAAGTGATGAATTTTCTGAATCAAGCTCATCTTTACCTTTCTTCTGTTGTTCACCATTTCTCTCTCACTTGAGGGATGTAGTTCAGTGTGAAACATCGAGGTCTTCTTTAGATGACTTGTTTGgacttttaatatttttgtgCCTTCACAATGAAGGGAAAACAAAAACTTGACTGGAACTGCACGATATGCTAGCATGAATACTCACTTGGGTATTGGTATGGATCTCTCGATATTGTATTTAACTTCTTCCTTGCAATTATTTTAGTCTAATTTCTAACTTTACTGAGATGCTACTGATATGATTTTTAGAACAAAGCAGGAGAGATGATTTGGAATCTCTGGGATATGTCTTAATGTATTTTTTAAGGGGAAGGTAACTATTGGTTCAGAACTTCATGATTTTGGCTCCTAATTATGTGGAGATCTGTATCATTAATTTATACTCTGCGCAGCCTTCCTTGGCAGGGATTAAAAGCAGGAACTAAGAAGCAGAAATATGAGAAAATAAGTGAGAAAAAGGTTTCAACTTCTATTGAGGTAATCTTATGCCCAGTGTTGTAAATGGCGGTAGGTGGTGATGGGGCGGTAAGTGAggcggttgaattttttttactatttttatacATAATTATCTGTAATCATGTGATATATGCATAAATAAAATGAGGATGATTGGGTTGGCTATTATGTTTTGAATAGAATGTGTATAATGTATTAATAATTAgggtttttaaaattttgttgacttttGCTCGCCTCACCTGCCTCGGCAACCCCAACTTACCTTTGACCGCCTAAGGCGAAGGCTCACTGGTCGATGGCCACCTCCCTCCTAGGCATCCTCCATTTAGAACACTGCTTACGCCTGAACTTTGTGCTTGGTAGTATTCTTTCGTTTTTGTATGGAAGTTTATCTGTGATCTTGCATTTTCTTCAGTCACTGTGCCGGGGCTATCCAACCGAGTTTGCATCATATTTCCATTACTGCCGATCACTGCGCTTTGAGGACAAGCCAGATTATGCTTATCTTAAGAGAATATTCCGTGACCTCTTCATTCACGAAGGTCTGGAAAATTTGGTCAGAGAGTAGTGATTTTGTGAACTCCTTTCAGTTCTGAATCTGTAATGCATGTATATTTGCTTCAGGTTTTCAGTTCGATTATGTTTTTGATTGGACTATCTTGAAGTATCAGCAGTCACAGATGGCCACTCCTTCCCGGGTAAGtgatttaaattttattgtgctaaaaataaagtataattAGGTTTTGTTGCATGAGTATGGTACTTGATTTTTTTGATGAGCTTAAATACTGTGTTTTCCGAAAATTCCATTCCGTCTGATATGATATTAAAGCAACATGATACTTCATTTTGCTTTTGAGTGATTCCAAGATGTCCATTCCCTGCATTTTTTTAAACTCCAGTCAAACATTTGTGTTCTCTTTTCCATATTGTATGAAGCCTTAGAGATATGCCACATGAAGCATCTTGTAAGTGTTCGACTTCCATTTACATACTCTATTGGATCAATGACAAAGACATTGTTAAAAAAATGATGAAATGAAAATTGGATTCATGTGACTGGAGAAAGATTTCCCATTCCTTAGCCGGAAAAATATGTGGCTATGAAAGAGGGATTAGGTGGAAAAATTGACTGTGTAATGGATACATTTTATATATTAGTTTCACGTTTGTAAGATAGCTTATTGTTATTTACATCAAGAGAGAGTTTAGCGACATCCCTGGGCAATTTTTTTGGTTCAGAGTGACCAAATCATGCACTGTTACCgttcactctcttctcaaaaTTTAAGTCGACATagtatcggagaattggaatgACTTAACTTAAAGCTAACCTTAATGCTGCTAGCTAGCAGCGCCTTTCTCAGCAGAAAGCAGACTGAAAGGCATCAGCTGTTTCAGGTTACTGTCTAAGCAAACCCAGTATTAGAACTCCTTGAGTAAAGTGTCTACCTTTATTTATTGCAATCAATGCTGCGAGTGCTTTCTCTAGGTCATCCATTCCAATGCACGTTTTGTGTCTTGTTTAAGTTTGGTTGAAATCAGTTTTTTTAATACGTATTTAAATCTCCAGCTTAAGTGACCTATTGGCTTGAGTGATGAGTCATGACAAACAATGTGAATCCCCCCTGGTTCCTTACCTCCTATCGATCTGGGAAATTTTCtgttcattattttcatttgagAAAACAATGTATGCTTGTTTCAGGGCCCAAGTGCTGTTATGACCTCAGGACTGCCCCCTGCGATTCCTAATGGTGAAAGGTTGCCAGGTACTTTTCCATGCATCTGTTGTCCACCTTTCTTATTCTGGATCAGCTTATTTACGGTAGCTTACTATTAAGATTTATGCAAGATCTCTAGTCCAtatatttttccaaaatttatGTGGTTTTTATTGTAGGTGGTGAGGAAGAGGGGAGGCAAGGAGGAACTTCTTCAGCCGATCCGCCCAGAAGGAGGAGTTCTGGACAGGTTGTAAATGCTGGAAGCTTTTCTAGAAATAAAAGCCCTGTTGCAAATGATTCAACAAGCAAAGATGCCATGGTAAGCCGTAATTTTAGCCCAATCTGGCTGTAGATTAAAGCTCTGTGGTTGTTGTAGGTACAGCTGGATTTGAACATGCGACCCAGTTGGTTCCATTTCAATGTTCTACAGACTAATCTGAACAAAGTTCCTAATATCATGAGATAGCATGATTCAGTTAGAATAGATTGGTGCTTCTTGGTTTGAGTAGCCAAGCTCGAGAGAGAATGAATAACTCAACAAGTTTCACCAAAAACAAAAATCTGAGCGCATTTTATAATTTCATATACTTGTGTCGCCTGTTCATTTTGGCCTGTATTATTTTGTAAATTGCATGGTTGGATTTTGCAGCAGTCAAGCTCCACTTTGTTTGGAAGGTCTAGTGGATCACTGTGGCGAGGTGCTGTTTCTGGAAGTCGCGAAACATTAACATTGGGAAACGATTCTGAACCCAATCGTTTTCATACTCCTGAAACCAGTCCAGCAACGATAAACAAAATATCAAGTGGACAAAGAATCTCACCCCTTGGTGGATCCTCGGAGCCAAAGCATATTTCCTCTGGGAGGAGCAATCCTACCACAAAGAATTACGATTCCACAATAAAGGGTATGGAAAGCTTGCACTTTGATGATTAAGAACGTTGTCGTTCTCGAGCGCCACCTACATCCTAACAGTCCCGTAAGTCATCAAATTGTGTTATAGACATGAGATCAGATTTAAGAACCTTGATAATTCTCTTCCGGAAAGATGTGAATTCCAATATCAAGAGAACAGTTGTGCTCACAACGATTCATAAAAACGCCAAGAGTGGATTGTGTAACAGAGTCAGAGAAGGAGAAGTTATGTTCCTTCAATTGAGTTGTAGTGGCGTGGGTCTTTAATACCATGTCCCCTTGCTCTTATTTTATAACCTTTGGATAATCCTTCCGTCTCTCACTTAATTTTAGATTTAACTTGTGGAGTATCCATTTTCACTATTACTTATCAGTTCCAAACCTCTTAATACTGTAAGTATCCCTGCTTTTCCATGTTCGGGTTACTAAATTGTGCAGTCACTTAAATTATATAATTGATAAATCCTCCTCTTAAAATGAAGTATCGTCTTCCAAATATGGTAAGTAGTATTCCCCTGGGCACGACCTGTTTCGGCCCTCACCCAGTTTCAATGTCTTCAAAGAAAACTTTGTGCTGCTAGCTTATTCCAGCGGGTCGAGTGTCAAATGACTCAAATCTCAAGTCAGTCAACGAGAGTGACTCGAGCTGTGTCAAATGACTCAAATCTCAAGTCATTCAACGAGAGTGACTCGAGGCTCAGATTGTCAAGAAAGGCTTTGTAGGTTTCACAAAGGAGCCGGTCGTCATCTTGCAAGTGGATATGTATTCAAATTCTATGCGTGATTCATTAAAATTTGTGTTTCCTCTCGTTCAACAGCAGCTGATTCATACAAGAAAGATCGTATCCACATCTACATGTAGAACAATGATTTGTTTCCTTGAAAGACATTCAAAGTGACTAAATTGGCTGATCCAATCCAATTGTATAAAATCATAGGTCGAATACGATGGTTTTGGAAGCAGTATCAGCAGAACATTAGCAGTTACGTATACATACACGATGATGATACACAACTCTTCTCCTCCTTTGATTTAAATGTCGTCAACACATGGAAAATCCTAAATAAAAATACCAAGATTACAAAGGAGTCGTACCATCCGATGAGGTAATGTGTAGAAGCAAAAAATATAACCCAGTTCAGCATATCAAACTGCATCACAACCCGCCAAAGTTGTCCAATAAAATATATCGAAGGTACACACAAACAAGGACCTTATAGATTATCCATATCAACACATCTCTATTTAAACTAATCTGCTTACACAAGTGTTTATTTGTAAATTTTCAAACATCAGAAAGCTGATCTACACAAGGGACTTAACCTTGGAGGGATGTATCGATGTGTTATGCTTTACCATCAACGCTTGGAAGCAAATCGCGTGAACTCATTCTGTAAGAACACAAGCACGCGAAAAAACAGTTGAAGAAACACCATAAATGAAGGATTAGCCCAATGATTATGAACAATAGCCAGCATTTGAAAAAGGGTTTTGTTGAATTAGAGCTATGAACTTTTCCCTTTTTTTTTACAGATGCTTAAATTGGTCCCTCAATTCTTATCAGTTGAACCAAAACCATGACCATCGAGGTTGTAAGACCAGATAATAAACTTGTTTCGGTCTCATGGGCCCCGGCGAAACAGAGTTTTGGGGTAGAGAGGCAAGCAAGCTCTAAGGAATAGAGGTAGATGGGTGAAACTTGAATTTTTTCAGAAAACTTCACATAAGATTGTAATTTCTTTTGTCTCTTCCTACAACTCGCAAAATAAAATTCTGTATTTCAGAAGAACCGGGACGGTTACGACGAAATCAAATAAGATTACAGATCATCCACGACGAGCATAGCATATGCAAGGGAACCAGAATTGTAATCAACAGCAAAATAAAGCAACTTCAAATATACAAGTGAACCAAATTGCCCAGTAGCAAAGCATACGTTGTCCTAAGATTAGTTAAGTTTTGGGAACGAATCACGTGTGTGAGCGTCTTAAAAACAACTGCAAGAAACAGAGAACTAGAAAGCAAATGATACCAGCATACATGTTATTGCCAGAAAACAATGCAGATGGGTAATGCATAAGGAAAACAAACTGTTGAAAGAACCCCATTTCTTGTACAATTGTTCATcaacaaattatatataaagTACTCAATTATTCATGATAAGTACATACTTTCCACCCATTCTTCCTTTCCGACCTTAGCTTAGCTGACTCATATCCAAGATTCCCGTACACCAAACAACACATATCAATACACAAGTAGATCATATCAAGGACGAAGACAGGTACCAAGAACAACAAAAACATGGATCTTATTACATTTAATTTAGACCATTTATCAGAAAATCTTCATCTATATCCATAGATCATCAGATTACACCTCTCTTTAATCCATCTAAAGCTTTTCTTTAGAGAACCCTTAACTTTACCTTCAACAGTGTAAGCCTTGTAGCTAGCGACCCTCTTCTTCCTCTGCAGCTCAGGATCAGTAAAGTTCCAACTTTTGGAACTCACACCATTTGTTGATTTGCCTTTCTTGAACTTCCACGGGTCTCCGGCCGCCGGAACCACGATATCCATCTGCCCATTGGTTTGTACAGAAGATGTTGCGTATGATGCGCTGTAGCAACGCAGATCTTGCATCCCATTTGGGTTCGACGAGACTCCATCGTAATTGTCGCCGCCGAGATGATAGTTGTGAGTGTTGTCCAGTTGAATTCTTGGGTCCTTGTGCGATTTGGATCTGAAATCCTCCATGTTTCCAAGAGTTTCTTGgcctttttcttgattttcttcGCTGGTGGGTTTCCTTTCCTACTTGCTAATAGTCCATTTATGTGGGATTCGGTGTTTTGGTAGCTGATTTTAATTATCTTGATTACCTCGCTAAGATGACGATGTTTTGTACAAGATTACTGTAATATCTGGCGATAATCACGAGGctgtctttttttaaaaaaaaaaaaccaaaaaatatttacatataataatttaatttaacacAGAGGAGTTGGATTTGAAATCCATGTATTTCGAAACAGAATGAATTTTAAATGagcaaaaatttgtatgagacaGTCTAACGGGtcatattcgtgagacggatctcttatttgggtcatctatggaagagtattactttttatgctaagagtattactttatattgtgaatataggtagggttgatccgtctcacagattaagatccgtgagacggtctcacatgaaacccaCTCTTTTAAATGATACAATTATTGGATGAACTTGAAATTCATCATAATTAACATGAAATAGTATATAAATATACAACatatagatttgaaatttacgatcttacttctctaaataacaaaaatacatttgaaatcTTTCAATCCAAACCCAACATTCATAAATTTTATGAGA from Primulina eburnea isolate SZY01 chromosome 17, ASM2296580v1, whole genome shotgun sequence carries:
- the LOC140818765 gene encoding casein kinase 1-like protein 2 — translated: MEPRVGNKYRLGRKIGSGSFGEIYLGTNIQTNEELAIKLENVKTKHPQLLYESKLYRILQGGTGVPNVRWFGVEGDYNVLVMDLLGPSLEDLFNFCSRKLSLKTVLMLADQMINRVEFVHSKSFLHRDIKPDNFLMGLGRRANQVYIIDFGLAKKYRDSSTHQHIPYRENKNLTGTARYASMNTHLGIEQSRRDDLESLGYVLMYFLRGSLPWQGLKAGTKKQKYEKISEKKVSTSIESLCRGYPTEFASYFHYCRSLRFEDKPDYAYLKRIFRDLFIHEGFQFDYVFDWTILKYQQSQMATPSRGPSAVMTSGLPPAIPNGERLPGGEEEGRQGGTSSADPPRRRSSGQVVNAGSFSRNKSPVANDSTSKDAMQSSSTLFGRSSGSLWRGAVSGSRETLTLGNDSEPNRFHTPETSPATINKISSGQRISPLGGSSEPKHISSGRSNPTTKNYDSTIKGMESLHFDD
- the LOC140818741 gene encoding uncharacterized protein; translation: MEDFRSKSHKDPRIQLDNTHNYHLGGDNYDGVSSNPNGMQDLRCYSASYATSSVQTNGQMDIVVPAAGDPWKFKKGKSTNGVSSKSWNFTDPELQRKKRVASYKAYTVEGKVKGSLKKSFRWIKERCNLMIYGYR